A genomic region of Arachis hypogaea cultivar Tifrunner chromosome 5, arahy.Tifrunner.gnm2.J5K5, whole genome shotgun sequence contains the following coding sequences:
- the LOC112800207 gene encoding WAT1-related protein At3g45870-like, with product MENGASGSVRGGETWKAQLTMSMVPLIYGAYPVITKVALNDGVNQLVFCVYRVLIGFFVLSPFAYFLERQARPPVTKHLLMSFFLLGLLGIFGNQLLFLIGLNLTNPTYAAATQPAIPVLTFMFSAIMGTEKVNLLRYEGVAKVGGTIICVSGAISMVLYPGPVVIGNPETGMEHVSQNPSGLKDVGFDQFQLGVICIIGNCMCMAGYLSIQAKLLKKYPTNLSLTAYSYFFGTVLMVIVSIFMTDGITDWTLTQSEILAVLYAGIIASALGYGLITWSNKILGPTMVSLYNSLQPAFATLLSLIFLGSPVYLGSILGGTFIIVGLYIVTWGSYKEKQADAAENLPCESCVSEPLIHEKTVC from the exons ATGGAAAATGGTGCTTCAGGATCTGTGAGGGGTGGTGAGACATGGAAGGCACAGTTGACCATGTCAATGGTGCCCCTAATCTATGGAGCATACCCTGTCATCACAAAAGTTGCACTCAATGATGGAGTCAACCAACTAGTCTTCTGTGTCTACAGAGTTCTCATTGGCTTTTTCGTCCTTTCTCCTTTTGCTTATTTCCTAGAGAG GCAGGCGCGACCGCCCGTTACTAAGCACCTACTCATGTCATTCTTCTTGCTTGGATTACTTGG GATATTTGGCAAccagcttttgtttcttattggtCTAAACTTGACCAATCCAACATATGCAGCTGCCACTCAGCCAGCCATTCCAGTCTTAACATTTATGTTTTCTGCAATCATGGG CACAGAGAAAGTGAACTTGCTAAGATATGAAGGTGTGGCAAAGGTTGGAGGAACTATTATCTGTGTCTCTGGAGCCATATCAATGGTGTTGTATCCCGGTCCAGTTGTTATAGGAAATCCTGAAACAGGAATGGAGCATGTATCACAGAATCCATCTGGGTTGAAGGATGTAGGATTCGACCAATTCCAACTTGGGGTTATCTGCATAATAGGGAATTGCATGTGCATGGCAGGTTATCTATCAATTCAG GCAAAATTGTTGAAAAAGTACCCCACAAACCTGTCCCTCACAGCATATTCCTACTTCTTTGGAACTGTATTAATGGTGATAGTATCGATTTTCATGACAGACGGGATAACTGACTGGACTTTGACACAGTCAGAAATACTTGCTGTTCTTTATGCT GGAATTATTGCATCTGCTCTTGGTTATGGACTCATAACATGGTCCAACAAGATTTTGGGGCCAACTATGGTTTCCTTATATAACTCCCTTCAACCTGCATTCGCTACCCTGCTGTCCCTAATTTTCCTTGGAAGTCCTGTTTACTTGGGAAG CATCCTGGGAGGAACTTTTATCATTGTTGGCCTATATATTGTTACTTGGGGATCTTACAAAGAAAAGCAGGCAGATGCTGCTGAAAATCTTCCTTGTGAATCTTGTGTTTCTGAGCCACTTATTCATGAAAAGACTGTGTGTTAA
- the LOC112800208 gene encoding WAT1-related protein At4g19185-like: MATGSGSIIWKTQLAMLMAPLIYGGYNVVTKVALNDGVNQLVFCVFRDLIALSVLAPVAYFHEKHMRPPITKKLLMSFFLLGSLGIFANQLLFLIGLKYTNATYAAATQPAIPVFTFLFSAIMGVEKVNLLRYEGWAKVGGTIICVFGALLMVFYRGPVVIGNEEIVMKSASQTEPSGWLIDGLQHIGFDQFSLGVMCLIGNCMCMGAYLAIQAPLLRKYPTNISLTAYSYFFGTVLMVIVSMFMTNGITDWALTGSEILAVIYSGVLASALGYALITWSSKILGPTMVSLYISLQPACATILSLIFLGSAVYLGSILGGTFIIAGLYIVTWGSYRERQTEANDGVIPYEFCVSEPLIQK; encoded by the exons ATGGCAACTGGTTCAGGATCAATTATATGGAAGACACAGTTGGCCATGTTAATGGCACCCCTAATCTATGGAGGTTACAATGTTGTCACCAAAGTGGCACTCAATGATGGTGTCAACCAGCTTGTCTTCTGTGTCTTCAGGGATCTCATTGCCCTTTCTGTTCTTGCTCCTGTTGCTTATTTCCATGAAAA GCATATGCGACCACCCATTACTAAGAAGCTATTAATGTCATTCTTCTTGCTTGGATCACTTGG GATATTTGCCAACCAGCTTCTGTTTCTTATTGGTTTAAAGTATACCAATGCAACATATGCTGCTGCCACACAGCCAGCCATTCCTgtctttacatttctgttttctgcaataatGGG GGTAGAAAAAGTGAACTTGCTAAGATATGAAGGGTGGGCAAAGGTTGGAGGGACTATTATCTGTGTCTTTGGTGCCTTGTTGATGGTGTTCTATCGCGGTCCAGTTGTGATAGGAAATGAAGAAATAGTAATGAAAAGTGCATCTCAAACTGAGCCATCTGGATGGTTAATTGATGGTTTGCAACATATAGGATTTGATCAATTCAGTCTTGGTGTTATGTGCTTAATAGGTAACTGCATGTGCATGGGTGCTTATCTAGCCATTCAG GCACCGCTATTGAGAAAGTACCCCACAAATATATCTCTCACAGCATATTCCTACTTCTTTGGAACTGTATTAATGGTGATAGTATCAATGTTTATGACTAATGGGATTACTGACTGGGCTCTAACGGGGTCCGAAATTCTTGCTGTTATTTATTCT GGAGTTCTTGCATCTGCCCTTGGTTATGCACTTATTACATGGAGCAGTAAGATCTTGGGACCAACCATGGTTTCCCTATATATCTCCCTTCAACCTGCATGTGCTACTATCCTTTCCCTAATTTTTCTTGGAAGTGCTGTCTACCTGGGAAG TATCTTGGGAGGAACATTTATCATCGCTGGCCTATACATTGTTACTTGGGGATCATACAGAGAAAGACAGACAGAAGCGAATGATGGAGTTATTCCCTATGAATTTTGTGTTTCAGAGCCACTGATTCAGAAATAG